One region of Natronobacterium texcoconense genomic DNA includes:
- a CDS encoding alkaline phosphatase family protein yields the protein MGLFDRLRGDGAPRVAFIGIDGVPYSLLAENEDLFPNIASLADDGSAGEISSIVPPESSACWPALTTGMNPGETGVYGFQDREVGTYETYVPMGREVQADRVWDRVQEIGRQATVMNVPVTFPPQRNLQRMVSGFLSPALEKAAHPETFREYLEDIEYRIDVDPKLGHQEDKAEFIEDAHATVDARFEAFKQYVEEDDWDLFFGVFMTTDRVNHFLFKDYAEDGEYKDEFLEFYQKIDDYIGRLREAMPEDVTMIVASDHGFTSLDYEVHFNEWLREEGWLSFETDDPEELADIADETTAYSFIPGRFYLNLEGREPRGSVSEEEYDDVRDELKAAILDLEGPDGRQVVDRVVEKEAAFRGDHDDIAPDLVAIPNPGFDLKSGFKADSEVFTGGPRNGMHSFDDAALYIDHPEASIDDADLLDVAPTILDLMDVEYSRGDFDGASLV from the coding sequence ATGGGTCTGTTCGATCGGCTGCGGGGCGACGGCGCACCCCGCGTCGCGTTTATCGGAATTGACGGCGTGCCGTACAGTCTCCTCGCCGAGAACGAAGATCTGTTCCCCAACATCGCGTCGCTCGCCGACGACGGCTCCGCGGGCGAAATCTCGAGTATCGTTCCGCCCGAATCCAGCGCCTGCTGGCCCGCGCTGACGACCGGGATGAACCCCGGCGAAACCGGAGTCTACGGCTTCCAGGACCGGGAAGTCGGCACCTACGAGACGTACGTTCCGATGGGCCGTGAGGTCCAGGCCGACCGCGTCTGGGATCGCGTTCAGGAAATCGGTCGCCAGGCCACCGTCATGAACGTCCCCGTCACGTTCCCGCCACAGCGCAACCTCCAGCGGATGGTCTCTGGCTTTCTCTCCCCCGCCCTCGAGAAGGCAGCACACCCGGAGACGTTCCGCGAGTACCTCGAGGACATCGAGTATCGGATCGACGTCGATCCGAAACTGGGCCACCAGGAGGACAAGGCCGAATTCATCGAGGACGCACACGCCACGGTCGACGCCCGGTTCGAGGCGTTCAAACAGTACGTCGAGGAGGACGACTGGGACCTCTTCTTCGGCGTCTTCATGACGACCGACCGGGTCAACCACTTCCTGTTCAAAGACTATGCGGAAGACGGCGAGTACAAAGACGAGTTCCTCGAGTTCTACCAGAAAATAGACGACTACATCGGACGACTGCGCGAGGCCATGCCCGAGGACGTGACGATGATCGTCGCCTCCGACCACGGCTTTACCAGCCTCGACTACGAGGTCCACTTCAACGAGTGGCTCCGCGAGGAGGGGTGGCTCTCCTTCGAGACCGACGACCCCGAAGAACTGGCCGACATCGCCGACGAAACGACCGCCTACTCCTTTATCCCGGGCCGATTCTACCTCAACCTCGAGGGACGAGAGCCCCGCGGTTCGGTCTCCGAGGAGGAGTACGACGACGTACGCGACGAACTCAAGGCCGCGATCCTCGACCTCGAGGGGCCGGACGGTCGACAGGTCGTCGACCGTGTCGTCGAGAAAGAGGCGGCGTTCCGTGGCGACCACGACGACATCGCGCCGGACCTGGTCGCGATCCCCAACCCCGGATTCGACCTCAAGTCCGGGTTCAAGGCCGACTCCGAGGTGTTCACGGGAGGTCCACGAAACGGAATGCACAGTTTCGACGACGCGGCGCTCTATATCGACCACCCCGAAGCGAGCATCGACGACGCGGACTTGCTCGACGTCGCGCCGACGATTCTCGATCTGATGGACGTCGAGTACAGTCGCGGCGACTTCGACGGCGCAAGTCTGGTGTAG
- a CDS encoding DUF371 domain-containing protein: MALEEVIHARGHENVRAEHASTFEVTTDDYLTPAGDCILAIEADRAPSDFDPDFVAACQDTDATITVEIEADGHVESVTGRGDPHLEFTNDRSAVGRTSEYVDDRTILLEAEFAAEGFDRDLVAALADGAEATVTITVE; the protein is encoded by the coding sequence ATGGCACTCGAGGAAGTGATCCACGCTCGCGGCCACGAGAACGTCCGGGCCGAACACGCGAGCACGTTCGAAGTGACGACCGACGACTATCTCACGCCGGCGGGTGACTGTATTCTCGCGATCGAGGCCGATCGCGCTCCGTCCGACTTCGATCCCGACTTCGTCGCAGCGTGTCAGGATACCGATGCGACGATCACCGTCGAAATCGAGGCCGACGGCCACGTCGAGAGCGTTACAGGCCGTGGCGATCCCCACCTCGAGTTCACGAACGACCGCAGCGCGGTCGGGCGTACGAGCGAGTACGTCGACGACCGGACGATCCTGCTCGAGGCCGAGTTCGCCGCGGAGGGATTCGACCGGGACCTCGTTGCGGCACTTGCGGACGGCGCGGAGGCAACGGTGACGATCACCGTCGAGTGA
- a CDS encoding inorganic diphosphatase: MVNLWEDLETGPNPPEEIYAVVECLKGERNKYEYDKDVPGVVLDRVLHSNVHYPSDYGFIPQSYYDDEDPFDVLVLVEDQTFPGCIIEARPVALMKMDDDGEQDDKVIAVPSEDPRYDHIEDLEDIPQQQRDEIDEFFATYKNLEEGKEVETLGWEDRQAAYDAIEHAQDLYEEHFE; this comes from the coding sequence ATGGTCAACCTCTGGGAAGACCTCGAAACTGGACCGAACCCGCCGGAAGAGATCTACGCCGTCGTGGAGTGTCTCAAAGGCGAGCGCAACAAGTACGAGTACGACAAGGACGTCCCCGGCGTCGTCCTCGATCGAGTGCTCCACAGCAACGTCCACTACCCGAGCGACTACGGGTTCATCCCGCAGTCGTACTACGACGACGAGGACCCCTTCGACGTCCTCGTCCTCGTCGAGGACCAGACGTTCCCCGGTTGCATCATCGAGGCCCGTCCCGTCGCCCTGATGAAGATGGACGACGACGGCGAACAGGACGACAAGGTCATCGCCGTCCCTAGCGAAGATCCCCGGTACGACCACATCGAGGATCTCGAGGACATTCCACAGCAACAGCGCGACGAGATCGACGAGTTCTTCGCGACCTACAAGAACCTCGAGGAAGGCAAGGAAGTCGAAACACTGGGCTGGGAGGACCGTCAGGCTGCCTACGACGCGATCGAACACGCCCAGGATCTCTACGAAGAGCACTTCGAGTAA